A stretch of the Capricornis sumatraensis isolate serow.1 chromosome 21, serow.2, whole genome shotgun sequence genome encodes the following:
- the LOC138097410 gene encoding myosin regulatory light polypeptide 9, producing MSSKRAKTKTTKKRPQRATSNVFAMFDQSQIQEFKEAFNMIDQNRDGFIDKEDLHDMLASLGKNPTDEYLDAMMNEAPGPINFTMFLTMFGEKLNGTDPEDVIRNAFACFDEEATGTIQEDYLRELLTTMGDRFTDEEVDELYREAPIDKKGNFNYIEFTRILKHGAKDKDD from the exons ATGTCGAGCAAAAGAGCAAAGACCAAGACCACCAAGAAGCGCCCCCAGCGCGCGACCTCCAATGTGTTCGCCATGTTTGACCAGTCCCAGATTCAAGAGTTCAAGGAGGCTTTCAACATGATCGACCAGAACAGGGATGGGTTCATTGACAAGGAAGACTTGCATGACATGCTTGCTTCCCTGG GAAAAAATCCAACTGATGAGTATCTGGATGCCATGATGAATGAGGCTCCAGGTCCCATAAATTTTACCATGTTTCTCACAATGTTTGGTGAAAAGTTAAATGGCACAGATCCAGAAGATGTCATCAGAAATGCTTTTGCTTGCTTTGATGAAGAAGCAACTG GTACCATTCAGGAGGATTACCTGAGAGAACTGCTGACCACAATGGGAGACcggtttacagatgaggaagtggatGAGCTGTACAGAGAAGCACCTATTGACAAAAAGGGGAATTTCAATTACATCGAGTTCACACGCATCCTTAAGCATGGAGCAAAAGACAAAGATGACTAA